From Pseudomonas alcaligenes, a single genomic window includes:
- a CDS encoding alginate export family protein, with the protein MTSTNRCLALFACTAGLLGSPLLWAAELQPGLSYGANIKITGQSIDDLDLGTRDGGDFNGAGLSIRPWVYGLQGDWSAYLMGEAFVATDVIESDTTQSDTFDPSDARERDDHFLALREFWVDYGGLTAYPGESLRFGRQKVRSVDGLWWDSNIEALRWNFDTTLLSAHAGIAERFSDYRTDLDELAPQDEDRLHLLGDLSVQWRPGHWAGLKLHHSDDRGNLPDVGEEVDQLSKTYSGNLTWVGVEANGDFYNYRSSLPLSYMASLTWLTGDADLLRTATVGGERRAAGETHQDVDAWAVDLGLRWNIDDSWRVGATYSRTSGGDDGDSSEQFVQTDLQSNRSNFTGTNSAINRFGEAYRGELNNLQAASLFGAWQLNKDYDASLIYHRFWRVDDEADSASGLQAALEPGEKDLGQEFDLVLTRYFNEGQMPAELGWLGAKSALVRFRGGLFRPGDAFVSGTDSNMHRAFVDVVWRY; encoded by the coding sequence ATGACCTCGACCAACCGTTGCCTCGCTCTGTTCGCGTGCACGGCCGGCCTGCTCGGCAGCCCGCTGCTGTGGGCGGCTGAACTGCAGCCGGGGCTGTCCTACGGGGCGAACATCAAGATTACCGGGCAGTCGATCGACGACCTCGACCTGGGCACCCGCGATGGCGGCGACTTCAATGGCGCCGGCCTGAGCATCCGGCCCTGGGTATACGGCCTGCAGGGCGACTGGAGCGCCTACCTGATGGGCGAGGCTTTCGTCGCCACCGACGTGATCGAGTCCGACACTACCCAGTCCGACACCTTCGACCCCAGCGATGCGCGCGAGCGCGACGACCATTTCCTGGCCCTGCGTGAGTTCTGGGTCGACTACGGCGGCCTCACCGCCTACCCGGGCGAGTCGCTGCGCTTCGGTCGGCAGAAGGTGCGCAGCGTTGACGGCCTGTGGTGGGACAGTAACATCGAGGCGCTGCGCTGGAATTTCGACACCACGCTGCTCAGTGCCCATGCCGGCATCGCCGAGCGCTTCAGCGATTACCGCACCGACCTCGACGAGCTGGCGCCGCAGGACGAAGACCGCCTGCACCTGCTGGGCGATCTCTCCGTGCAATGGCGTCCGGGGCACTGGGCCGGGCTCAAGCTGCACCACAGCGACGATCGCGGCAACCTGCCGGATGTTGGCGAGGAGGTCGATCAGCTGAGCAAGACCTACAGCGGCAACCTGACCTGGGTCGGTGTCGAGGCCAATGGCGATTTCTACAACTACCGCAGCAGCCTGCCGCTGAGCTACATGGCCAGCCTGACCTGGCTGACCGGTGATGCCGACCTGCTGCGTACCGCCACGGTCGGCGGTGAGCGCCGGGCGGCCGGCGAAACCCATCAGGACGTCGATGCCTGGGCGGTGGATCTGGGCCTGCGCTGGAACATCGACGACAGCTGGCGGGTCGGTGCCACCTACTCGCGTACCAGCGGCGGTGACGATGGCGATTCCTCCGAGCAGTTTGTGCAGACCGACCTGCAGAGCAACCGTTCCAACTTCACCGGCACCAACTCCGCCATCAACCGTTTCGGCGAGGCCTATCGCGGCGAGCTGAACAACCTGCAGGCGGCCAGCCTGTTCGGCGCCTGGCAGCTGAACAAGGACTACGACGCCAGCCTGATCTACCACCGTTTCTGGCGGGTCGACGACGAGGCCGACAGTGCCAGCGGCCTGCAGGCGGCGCTGGAGCCGGGCGAGAAGGATCTCGGCCAGGAGTTCGACCTGGTGCTGACCCGTTACTTCAACGAGGGACAGATGCCGGCCGAGCTGGGCTGGCTGGGCGCGAAGTCGGCGCTGGTGCGTTTCCGCGGCGGCCTGTTCCGTCCCGGCGATGCCTTCGTCAGCGGTACCGATTCGAACATGCACCGCGCCTTTGTCGACGTGGTCTGGCGTTACTGA
- a CDS encoding HlyD family efflux transporter periplasmic adaptor subunit — protein MSPSSNANVVHESEAQRQYARLKLPAKIVYRSPQGQELEAQLLDLSAGGFSFEPNTGLVSEGQYFNGKLMFEIEGIGFAMDVEFQVRSIIGGKRAGCEFHNLKPREIAALRYLISSFLSGELVNVGDLISTLQRENFTKPRNNKAEGPSSPLARLRALGLSLAIFLVGVSACTYVLYQLYDIYFVTHADSAQVAVPGQQVAMPREGSVQSLVKVGDTVAKGAPVATFTATMLDALKGVLPESEMTPDNLERLFSKNFQGTLTSPCDCRVVSQLVGDGQVATKGAAVFTLAPADSVATVEARFPYRAFDELQPGTQVSFLVGGETEPRSGVISSMALQDGGLASDIRVMIEPELPLASELAKRPVDVRIQPLGGLWSSNSLAAGK, from the coding sequence ATGAGCCCAAGCAGCAATGCCAATGTTGTCCACGAGTCGGAGGCCCAGCGCCAGTACGCCCGCCTGAAATTGCCGGCCAAGATCGTCTACCGCAGCCCGCAAGGGCAGGAGCTGGAGGCGCAGCTGCTGGATCTGTCGGCAGGTGGTTTCAGCTTCGAGCCGAACACCGGCCTGGTCAGCGAGGGGCAGTACTTCAACGGCAAGCTGATGTTCGAGATCGAGGGCATCGGTTTCGCCATGGACGTGGAGTTCCAGGTGCGCTCCATCATCGGTGGCAAGCGCGCCGGTTGCGAGTTCCACAACCTCAAGCCGCGCGAGATCGCGGCGCTGCGTTACCTGATCAGCTCCTTCCTCAGCGGTGAGCTGGTCAATGTCGGCGACCTGATTAGCACCCTGCAGCGCGAGAACTTCACCAAGCCGCGCAACAACAAGGCCGAAGGGCCGAGCAGCCCGCTGGCCCGTCTGCGTGCTCTGGGCCTGAGCCTGGCCATCTTCCTGGTCGGGGTCAGTGCCTGCACCTACGTGCTCTACCAGCTGTACGACATCTACTTTGTCACCCACGCCGACTCGGCCCAGGTCGCGGTGCCCGGCCAGCAAGTGGCCATGCCGCGCGAGGGCTCGGTGCAGAGCCTGGTCAAGGTCGGTGATACGGTGGCCAAGGGCGCACCGGTGGCGACTTTCACCGCCACCATGCTGGACGCGCTGAAAGGTGTGCTGCCGGAGTCGGAGATGACCCCGGACAACCTTGAGCGTCTGTTCAGCAAGAACTTCCAGGGCACCCTGACCAGCCCCTGCGACTGCCGCGTGGTGTCCCAGCTGGTGGGCGATGGCCAGGTGGCGACCAAGGGCGCCGCGGTGTTCACCCTGGCCCCGGCCGACAGCGTAGCCACCGTCGAGGCGCGCTTCCCGTACCGTGCCTTCGATGAACTGCAGCCCGGCACCCAGGTGAGCTTCCTGGTGGGCGGCGAAACCGAGCCGCGCAGTGGCGTGATCAGCAGCATGGCGCTGCAGGATGGTGGCCTGGCCTCGGACATCCGCGTGATGATCGAGCCGGAACTGCCGCTGGCCAGCGAACTGGCCAAGCGCCCGGTGGATGTACGCATCCAGCCGCTGGGCGGCCTGTGGTCGAGCAACAGCCTGGCGGCCGGCAAATGA
- the algG gene encoding mannuronan 5-epimerase AlgG: protein METGKMDLYGAFPQRAGKGLLLVAGLLWAALGQASDGKHPAYRVSSIPVESLQREAPKLPDLSPFTPEAVYAKIQTKPAGQIVVRRMLEQNPLVEFTGGDERLREWVKRQGEMPQVVFIEGGYVTPKELARSLPEKYFRETEPGVFLARLPIVVSQGATLHIGKETKDFRLSSERGAFLINDGKLFITDTKLTAWREQENQQDWFTTKGKFRPFLNSWGGTETYIVNSTVSSLGYTGSKSYGISISQYSPAMHPIMQRGHPTGWLLNSLFDDMWYGFYCYEAYDVVLRGNTYRNNIVYGIDPHDRSRRLIIAENTSYGTVKKHGIIVSREVNDSWIFNNRSFDNHLSGIVVDRTSVNNVVAYNEIYRNHSDGITIYESGKNLLWGNKAFNNERHGIRVRNSADVGLYENLAVANGLLGIYGHVKDLTGTDRDFVLDPFDMNLSLTVVGGRLIGNQTGAISVMGPQSVKLYQLDMLMPAKPTGVGMFGALADGKNQILDLMIRQKKAVLVLPVEQLAQAQK from the coding sequence ATGGAGACTGGCAAGATGGATTTATATGGCGCATTCCCGCAGCGGGCCGGCAAGGGCCTGCTGCTGGTAGCCGGGCTGCTCTGGGCGGCGCTCGGGCAAGCCAGCGACGGCAAGCACCCGGCCTACCGGGTGTCGAGCATCCCGGTCGAGTCGCTGCAGCGCGAGGCGCCCAAGCTGCCCGACCTCAGCCCTTTCACCCCGGAGGCGGTGTACGCCAAGATCCAGACCAAGCCGGCCGGGCAGATCGTGGTGCGGCGCATGCTGGAGCAGAATCCGCTGGTGGAGTTCACCGGCGGTGACGAGCGCCTGCGCGAGTGGGTCAAGCGTCAGGGCGAGATGCCCCAGGTGGTCTTTATCGAAGGCGGCTATGTGACGCCGAAGGAGCTGGCGCGCAGCCTGCCGGAAAAATACTTCCGCGAGACCGAGCCGGGTGTGTTCCTGGCGCGCCTGCCGATCGTGGTCAGCCAGGGCGCGACCCTGCACATCGGCAAGGAGACCAAGGATTTCCGCCTGTCCAGCGAGCGCGGCGCCTTCCTTATCAACGACGGCAAGCTGTTCATCACCGATACCAAGCTGACCGCCTGGCGCGAGCAGGAGAACCAGCAGGACTGGTTCACCACCAAGGGCAAGTTCCGTCCCTTCCTCAACTCCTGGGGCGGTACCGAAACCTACATCGTCAACTCCACGGTCAGCAGCCTGGGCTACACCGGCAGCAAGTCCTATGGCATCTCCATCTCGCAGTACAGCCCGGCCATGCATCCGATCATGCAGCGCGGCCATCCCACCGGCTGGCTGCTGAACTCGCTGTTCGACGACATGTGGTACGGCTTCTACTGCTACGAGGCCTACGACGTGGTGCTGCGCGGCAATACCTACCGCAACAACATCGTCTACGGCATCGACCCGCATGACCGTTCGCGGCGCCTGATCATTGCCGAGAATACTTCCTACGGCACGGTGAAGAAGCACGGCATCATCGTGTCCCGCGAGGTCAACGACAGCTGGATCTTCAACAACCGTTCCTTCGACAACCACCTCTCCGGCATCGTCGTCGACCGTACCAGCGTCAACAACGTGGTGGCCTACAACGAGATTTATCGCAACCACTCCGACGGCATCACCATCTACGAGAGTGGCAAGAACCTGCTGTGGGGCAACAAGGCGTTCAACAACGAACGCCACGGCATCCGTGTGCGCAACAGCGCCGACGTCGGCCTGTACGAGAACCTGGCGGTGGCCAACGGCCTGTTGGGCATCTATGGGCACGTCAAGGATCTGACCGGTACCGACCGCGACTTCGTCCTCGACCCCTTCGACATGAACCTGTCCCTGACCGTGGTCGGCGGGCGCCTGATCGGCAACCAGACCGGCGCCATCTCGGTGATGGGGCCGCAGAGCGTGAAGCTCTACCAGCTGGACATGTTGATGCCGGCCAAGCCGACCGGCGTGGGCATGTTCGGTGCGCTGGCCGACGGCAAGAACCAGATCCTCGACCTGATGATCCGGCAGAAGAAGGCAGTCCTGGTGCTGCCGGTCGAGCAACTGGCGCAAGCGCAGAAGTGA
- a CDS encoding tetratricopeptide repeat protein, with translation MNRLSLALGSLGIGLLSGCLSLPDLQLAKQAKNGGDLATAEANFRGLAEQGYVDGEIGLADILVRSPVPEQQAQAEALYRGALGRSPVAAVRLGKWLANKPQPTPQERAEAEGLLRQGLSEGDHSVLLPLVQLQLLDSQRMTSGEIDQELAQWQAQGIGEAQLGKILLYRARGDYAQHLGEIQKTCEAWLSQVSECYAELVAIYQKQGDTEARKALLERLQAAYQSAAVPPDRVLAAGKMLADPANGEPDPQAAKVLFELIAPAYADAWISLAELTISYPDLGGADEVVGYLEQGVSAGSSRAALTLGQLYMKGLEIPGDPQAAEKYLLLALANEPKAHFFLGKLYSEGSLGDIDPDKALQHLLIAARGGNPSADVALAQLFGAGKGVRINAVYAYSFASLAKSQGLPQGQMLMERLAPRLQPQDYRQVEELLARERSARSGEQLSLQNSTQSMQGML, from the coding sequence ATGAACAGGCTCAGCCTGGCACTCGGCTCGCTCGGTATCGGCCTGCTGTCGGGCTGCCTGAGCCTGCCCGATCTGCAGCTGGCCAAGCAGGCGAAGAACGGCGGCGATCTGGCCACGGCCGAGGCGAACTTCCGTGGCCTGGCCGAGCAGGGCTATGTGGATGGCGAAATCGGCCTGGCCGATATCCTCGTGCGCAGCCCCGTGCCGGAACAGCAGGCCCAGGCCGAAGCCCTGTACCGCGGCGCCCTGGGGCGCTCACCGGTGGCGGCAGTGCGCCTGGGCAAATGGCTGGCGAACAAACCGCAGCCGACGCCGCAGGAGCGCGCCGAGGCCGAGGGCCTGCTGCGCCAGGGGCTGAGCGAGGGTGACCACTCGGTGCTGCTGCCGCTGGTACAGCTGCAGCTGCTCGATTCGCAACGGATGACCAGCGGCGAGATCGATCAGGAGCTGGCCCAGTGGCAGGCCCAGGGCATTGGCGAGGCGCAACTCGGCAAGATCCTGCTGTACCGCGCCCGTGGCGATTACGCCCAGCACCTCGGCGAGATCCAGAAAACCTGCGAGGCCTGGCTGTCCCAGGTCAGCGAGTGTTACGCCGAGCTGGTGGCGATCTACCAGAAGCAGGGCGATACGGAGGCGCGCAAGGCACTGCTGGAGCGCCTGCAGGCGGCCTACCAGTCCGCTGCGGTGCCGCCTGACCGGGTTCTGGCCGCCGGCAAGATGCTGGCCGATCCGGCCAATGGCGAGCCCGATCCGCAAGCGGCCAAGGTGCTGTTCGAACTGATCGCACCGGCCTATGCCGATGCCTGGATCAGCCTGGCGGAGCTGACCATCAGCTACCCGGATCTGGGCGGTGCGGACGAAGTCGTCGGCTACCTGGAGCAGGGCGTGAGCGCCGGTTCCTCGCGGGCGGCACTGACTCTCGGTCAGCTGTACATGAAGGGCCTGGAGATTCCTGGCGATCCGCAGGCGGCGGAAAAGTACCTGCTGCTGGCTCTGGCCAACGAGCCCAAGGCGCATTTCTTCCTCGGCAAGCTGTACAGCGAGGGATCGCTGGGCGACATCGACCCCGACAAGGCTCTGCAGCACCTGCTGATTGCCGCACGTGGCGGCAACCCGAGTGCCGATGTGGCCCTGGCGCAGCTGTTTGGTGCCGGCAAGGGGGTGCGGATCAACGCGGTGTACGCCTACAGCTTCGCCAGCCTGGCCAAGAGCCAGGGGTTGCCGCAGGGGCAGATGCTGATGGAACGCCTGGCTCCGCGCCTGCAGCCGCAGGACTACCGGCAGGTTGAGGAGCTGCTGGCCCGCGAGCGCAGTGCCCGCTCCGGCGAACAACTGAGCTTGCAGAATTCGACCCAATCAATGCAGGGAATGCTATGA